ATCAAATCATCCGTGACCCGGACAGCCTCCAGCTAGGCGGTGTCAACCAAGTCGTCACCACGATGTTCGCTGACATTCGGGGGTTCACCACCCTGTCCGAGCGCAAATCGCCGCAGGAAATTGTCGCCATCCTGAACAACTACTTTGAGCGGGCGGCAGCCGTGATTTTCCGGTACGGCGGCTCACTCGACAAATTCATCGGCGACGGCATCATGGCGCTGTTTGGCGCGCCTCAACCCGGCGAACGTGATCCGGTCAATGCCATCCAAGCGGCGATCGCCTTGCAGGAGGTCATCCGGGAAGTCAACGCCGATCTCAGCGAACAGGGCCTAGACTTGCAGTTGAGCATCGGCGTCGGCGTCAATACCGGCGAAGTGACGGCTGGTTACATTGGCTCTAAGCTGCGGACGGACTACACCGTCATCGGCGACGCCGTGAATCTAGCGGCTCGCTTAGAAGCCAACGCCAAGCCGGGAGAAATTTTGGTGGGAGAAACCACGGTGTGGTGTTTGCGCGACCTGATACAGCGAGGCGTTAAGTTTGGCGACGACGAGCGTGAATTCGCTTTTGTTCCCTTAGGCGGGATGAAGGTCAAGGGCAAGCTTAACGAAGTCAACGTCTACCGGATTCTGTGGGGCGACGAGTTGGCGGCGGCAGGTGCCTCGCAGGCGATGTTTTTCCGCAGCGCGGCGAACAACAACCCGGTGTTTTCTGAGGTGTTTTCTGAACCTGAGACGCTTTTGCGCCGCCAGTTGGATTGGGCGTCCAAGCGACGTGAACCGCGTCGTAAGCTGGCGGTGGCTGTGACAGTGACCGGCCGAGACCTCCATGGCAACGCCTTTGAGCAGGAAACCGAGACAGTGGACGTGAGCCGTTCCGGGGCGTGCATTCGCTTGGCGCGGCAGGTTCCCGTCCCATCGTCGCTCTCAATGACCGTCCCGGCGCACAACTGGCGCGGTGAAGCTATTGTTCGCACCGTCGCCCGTGACGCCCAAGGTTATCTGGCCGGGATTGAAATTATCGGTCTGGGACCAGACTGGTACTCTGAGTCAAAGTAAGCCCGGCGAGAGAAAGCCTGCCTTGTAATCTTGTTCTCATCCGCGTCGGTCGCCGAGGCGTCCGATGACGGCGAAGCTGTGGCAGCCGGAAATGGGGCGCCATTTCAGACGCTATGACGACATTGAGTCCAGCGGAATCGTTGTAGTTGATGGAGCGATCGCTGATGCGGGGTAGAACCCGCCTGACGCTCACCGAGGCTGCCGCCTTGACCGGACTCTCGCTGGATGAAGCCGAAAACGCTCTCCGTGAGCTGCTAATGCGCTATGACTGTCGCCTTCAGGTGACAGAAAATGGCGATATCATTTACGACTTTGGTTCACGTCTACATCGCCGTAATGAAAAGTCATGGCGTGAGTATTTAGATGAAATACTTAGTTTCCTTTGGAAAGCCTTTGTCTTATTTTTCAAAATCTGGATCACTGTCACGCTAGTTGTTTATTTTCTCATCTTTCTTTCAATTCTCATTACCGCCATTGTTGGTATTTTTTCTAGCAGCAAAGATCGTCGCAGTTCACGGAACAGTCGGTCAAATATTGGCGACTTACTTACCAGATTGCTTCGGTTATTCATTACTATTTTTGAGTGGAAGACTGCAACGCCGAAGAAGCAGCAGCGAACTGACCGAAGGGGATATACTTATGCTGCCTACCAACCTCAGCCGGCATTGTTCCAAGAAGGGGTGGATAAAAAAGGTTTCATTGCTTCTGTTTATGACTTTGTTTTTGGTCCGCCCCGTGTAACTCGTGATCCGCTTGAGAATCAGAGAGAAATTGCCGCCTTTTTGCGGCGCCACCGTGGCATTCTTGTTCCAAGCGACATTAAGGCGCTAACGGGATTGGTTTCTGATTCAGCAGCATTGTTATTTTCAGACTGTATCGGGCGATTTCACGGCGAGATTTGTGTTAGCGACCGCAAGATTATGTACGGCCGCTTTGACCGACTGCTGCGGACAACAACTGACAAGGACGACATAGAGGTTTTATACTATTGGGACGAATACGAGCCACCTTACTTGTTGACAGGGAACACATTCGGTATGAATGTTCTGATTATTTTTCTTAATGGATTTAACCTAATCTTTTCATTAGTCATCATGTTCGGCAATTCAGAGAAGGAATTTTCCACTCTTTGGCTCGGCGTTGTTCCTTTTTTGTTTTCATTTATTTTTTTCACTGTGCCGCTGTTGCGTCTACCGGGTGTGCTGATCAATGAAGCGCGTCGTGTTGCTGAAAACCGGCGCAAGCGCGTTATGCAGGTGATTTTCGCCAGTCGCGGTTGCGCGCAAACGGCCGAGCAGATTGTGCAGGCGGTCAATGCGCCAGGAACGCTTGAGCCACTCTCCCAGAAAACCGTTGAGGATATTCTGGCGCGACTTGTACGAGACTTACCCGGTGAAATCCGAACCGATGGGCATGGACGGGTGCTTTATGAGTTTCCGATAATTGCACTAGAGCTAGAGGAAGCTGAGCGGCTGCGGCGGCGGACGGTTGACCGTGACCTTGGTAGAGTTGTTTTTGATACGCACTGACGGC
This genomic stretch from Chloracidobacterium sp. harbors:
- a CDS encoding FHA domain-containing protein, which translates into the protein MEYPTIIVSGPTTKRRVDECRKFPLIIGRATSSDVIVLDERASRLHAKIEALPDGGYQLVDLRSRNGTRLNNVLVTAAVRLKDGDTISIGSHQLVFRLPAKGVDVRYDDKPLTGTVKLQKAAELLALGRSGEVMGKPSSGFRAVKSPGSEQVAVSAEQLHLLEKRSRMLSLFYDFNRQVARQFDIRAIYAEVARQVFEISNAGRVLIGKLSADDTPTIEWGQYRDDRMRQAYAAMPINRTVMRKVMQEGVSLLSRDMSNVTGTAILGVQSLMCVPMLGQEEAPLGVIYADSLHLDGFTEDDVDYLTGLASTVALTLENIMAHERLLHEAEARAAYRRFLPPHVVDQIIRDPDSLQLGGVNQVVTTMFADIRGFTTLSERKSPQEIVAILNNYFERAAAVIFRYGGSLDKFIGDGIMALFGAPQPGERDPVNAIQAAIALQEVIREVNADLSEQGLDLQLSIGVGVNTGEVTAGYIGSKLRTDYTVIGDAVNLAARLEANAKPGEILVGETTVWCLRDLIQRGVKFGDDEREFAFVPLGGMKVKGKLNEVNVYRILWGDELAAAGASQAMFFRSAANNNPVFSEVFSEPETLLRRQLDWASKRREPRRKLAVAVTVTGRDLHGNAFEQETETVDVSRSGACIRLARQVPVPSSLSMTVPAHNWRGEAIVRTVARDAQGYLAGIEIIGLGPDWYSESK